One region of Pongo pygmaeus isolate AG05252 chromosome 21, NHGRI_mPonPyg2-v2.0_pri, whole genome shotgun sequence genomic DNA includes:
- the KCNK15 gene encoding LOW QUALITY PROTEIN: potassium channel subfamily K member 15 (The sequence of the model RefSeq protein was modified relative to this genomic sequence to represent the inferred CDS: inserted 2 bases in 2 codons; substituted 1 base at 1 genomic stop codon) yields the protein MRRPSVRAAGLVLCTLCYLLVGAAVFDALESEAESGRXRLLVQKRGALRRKFGFSAEDYSELERLARQAEPHRAGRQWKFPGSFYFAITVITTIGYGHAAPGTDSGKVFCMFYALLGIPLTXVTFQSLGERLNALVWRLLLAAKRCLGLQRPRVSTENLVVAGLLACTATLALGAVAFAHFEGWTFFHAYYYCFITLTTIGFGDFVALQSSAALQRKLPCVAFSFLYILLGLTVIGAFLNLVVLRFLAASADRPERAARRPSPRRPGAPESRGFWLPRRPTCSVGSAXVSCHVHKLERCARDNLGFSPPSSPGVVRGGQAPRLGARRKSI from the exons ATGCGGAGGCCGAGCGTGCGCGCCGCCGGGCTGGTCCTGTGCACCCTGTGTTACCTGCTGGTGGGCGCTGCTGTCTTCGACGCGCTCGAGTCCGAGGCGGAAAGCGGCCGCTAGCGACTGCTGGTCCAGAAGCGGGGCGCTCTCCGGAGGAAGTTCGGCTTCTCGGCCGAGGACTACAGCGAGCTGGAGCGCCTGGCGCGCCAGGCTGAGCCCCACCGCGCCGGCCGCCAGTGGAAGTTCCCCGGCTCCTTCTACTTCGCCATCACCGTCATCACTACCATCG GGTACGGCCACGCCGCGCCGGGTACGGACTCCGGCAAGGTCTTCTGCATGTTCTACGCTCTCCTGGGCATCCCGCTGA CTGTCACTTTCCAGAGCCTGGGCGAACGGCTGAACGCGCTGGTGTGGCGCCTCCTGTTGGCGGCCAAGCGCTGCCTGGGCCTGCAGCGGCCACGCGTGTCCACGGAGAACCTGGTGGTGGCCGGGCTGCTGGCGTGCACCGCCACCCTGGCCCTCGGGGCCGTCGCCTTCGCACACTTCGAGGGCTGGACCTTCTTCCACGCCTACTACTACTGCTTCATCACCCTCACCACCATCGGCTTCGGCGACTTCGTGGCACTGCAGAGCAGCGCGGCGCTGCAGAGGAAGCTCCCCTGTGTGGCCTTCAGCTTCCTCTACATCCTCCTGGGGCTCACGGTCATTGGTGCCTTCCTCAACCTCGTGGTCCTGCGCTTCCTTGCTGCCAGCGCCGACCGGCCGGAGCGCGCTGCCCGCCGCCCCAGCCCGCGCCGCCCGGGGGCGCCCGAGAGCCGTGGCTTCTGGCTGCCCCGCCGCCCGACCTGCTCCGTGGGCTCCG CTGTCTCCTGCCACGTGCACAAGCTGGAGAGGTGCGCCCGCGACAACCTGGGCTTCTCGCCCCCCTCGAGCCCGGGGGTCGTGCGTGGCGGTCAGGCACCCAGGCTTGGGGCCCGGCGGAAGTCCATCTGA